The following coding sequences lie in one Mustelus asterias chromosome 8, sMusAst1.hap1.1, whole genome shotgun sequence genomic window:
- the LOC144496884 gene encoding nuclear factor 7, brain-like isoform X1: MASTQQPEGWTEEVNCPVCLDIFTDPVSLECGHNFCRSCITGCWEQEQKNSCPECRQEFPDGNLKVNWVLVRLAERARKWTLNPGEEGSKPHCQEHEEELKLFCETDKKLICLICRDSREHKSHNFIPIKEAVDIYKDQLKSTFKSLSEKKSMFLESELKQIRKFSEVREQSSSLQTHIASEFTQMHQILTEKEQCLLRELRRDEERILDTMEKNLQKIQENLYSIEGELSKLQQQMEQQDRVKFMKEVACHKRSPGQDYRQLSLAEDKLSVGRFKGPVQYTAWREMIGAINPVPATVTLDPCTANPWLILSEDQTSVRDGELWRPLPATSERFDTWPCVLGSEGFISGRHYWEVEVGAKTWWGLGVARESAERRGRMDATPETGYWTVWLAPERGYVARTSPVDTRLTLSVKPRKVGVFLDYESGQVSFYNADNMSHLHTYTHTFTEVIFPIFSPGLTDGGQNSAPLTVCEVKGH; encoded by the exons atGGCCTCCACACAGCAGCCTGAGGGCTGGACCGAGGAAGTAAACTGTCCCGTTTGCCTTGATATCTTCACCGACCCGGTTTCACTGGAGTGCGGGCACAACTTCTGCCGCTCCTgtatcacagggtgctgggaacaGGAGCAGAAGAACTCCTGCCCGGAATGCAGACAGGAATTTCCCGATGGAAACCTCAAAGTTAACTGGGTCTTGGTGAGATTGGCGGAGAGAGCTAGGAAATGGACCCTGAATCCGGGAGAGGAGGGAAGTAAACCTCACTGCCaggaacatgaggaagaactgaAACTCTTCTGTGAAACTGACAAGAAATTGATCTGTTTGATTTGCAGAGATTCCCGGGAACACAAATCTCACAACTTCATCCCCATTAAAGAAGCTGTTGATATCTACAAG GATCAACTGAAATCAACTTTCAAATCTCTCTCAGAGAAGAAATCGATGTTTCTGGAAAGTGAACTGAAACAGATACGGAAGTTTTCTGAAGTCAGG GAGCAGTCCAGCAGTCTGCAGACACACATCGCATCCGAGTTCACTCAAATGCACCAGATTCTCACCGAGAAAGAACAGTGTTTACTCCGAGAGCTCAGGAGAGACGAGGAGAGGATTCTGGACACAATGGAGAAAAACCTGCAGAAAATCCAGGAGAATTTATATTCCATTGAGGGGGAACTCTCAAAGTTGCAGCAACAGATGGAGCAGCAAGACAGAGTGAAATTTATGAAG GAGGTGGCGTGTCACAAGAGAAG CCCCGGGCAGGACTACCGTCAGCTATCGTTAGCAGAGGACAAGCTGTCGGTCGGGAGGTTCAAGGGCCCTGTACAGTACACAGCGTGGAGAGAAATGATAGGAGCCATTAACCCAG TTCCAGCCACTGTGACTCTGGACCCTTGCACAGCCAATCCCTGGCTCATCCTGTCTGAGGACCAGACCAGTGTGAGAGACGGAGAACTATGGCGTCCGCTCCCGGCCACTTCAGAGAGGTTCGACACCTGGCCTTGCGTCCTGGGCTCGGAGGGATTCATATCAGGGCGGCACtactgggaggtggaggtgggcgcCAAGACGtggtggggtctgggggtggcCCGAGAGTCTGCCGAAAGGCGAGGGAGAATGGACGCCACCCCCGAGACGGGGTACTGGACCGTGTGGCTGGCTCCCGAACGAGGCTATGTTGCCCGCACCAGCCCCGTCGACACCCGCCTCACCCTGAGTGTGAAACCCCGCAAGGTGGGGGTGTTCCTGGACTACGAGAGTGGACAGGTGTCATTTTACAATGCGGACAACATGTCCCATCTCCACACCTACACCCACACTTTCACTGAGGTAATCTTCCCGATCTTCAGCCCGGGACTGACCGACGGTGGGCAAAACTCTGCACCACTGACAGTCTGTGAGGTGAAGGGTCACTAA
- the LOC144496884 gene encoding nuclear factor 7, brain-like isoform X3 translates to MASTQQPEGWTEEVNCPVCLDIFTDPVSLECGHNFCRSCITGCWEQEQKNSCPECRQEFPDGNLKVNWVLVRLAERARKWTLNPGEEGSKPHCQEHEEELKLFCETDKKLICLICRDSREHKSHNFIPIKEAVDIYKDQLKSTFKSLSEKKSMFLESELKQIRKFSEVREVACHKRSPGQDYRQLSLAEDKLSVGRFKGPVQYTAWREMIGAINPVPATVTLDPCTANPWLILSEDQTSVRDGELWRPLPATSERFDTWPCVLGSEGFISGRHYWEVEVGAKTWWGLGVARESAERRGRMDATPETGYWTVWLAPERGYVARTSPVDTRLTLSVKPRKVGVFLDYESGQVSFYNADNMSHLHTYTHTFTEVIFPIFSPGLTDGGQNSAPLTVCEVKGH, encoded by the exons atGGCCTCCACACAGCAGCCTGAGGGCTGGACCGAGGAAGTAAACTGTCCCGTTTGCCTTGATATCTTCACCGACCCGGTTTCACTGGAGTGCGGGCACAACTTCTGCCGCTCCTgtatcacagggtgctgggaacaGGAGCAGAAGAACTCCTGCCCGGAATGCAGACAGGAATTTCCCGATGGAAACCTCAAAGTTAACTGGGTCTTGGTGAGATTGGCGGAGAGAGCTAGGAAATGGACCCTGAATCCGGGAGAGGAGGGAAGTAAACCTCACTGCCaggaacatgaggaagaactgaAACTCTTCTGTGAAACTGACAAGAAATTGATCTGTTTGATTTGCAGAGATTCCCGGGAACACAAATCTCACAACTTCATCCCCATTAAAGAAGCTGTTGATATCTACAAG GATCAACTGAAATCAACTTTCAAATCTCTCTCAGAGAAGAAATCGATGTTTCTGGAAAGTGAACTGAAACAGATACGGAAGTTTTCTGAAGTCAGG GAGGTGGCGTGTCACAAGAGAAG CCCCGGGCAGGACTACCGTCAGCTATCGTTAGCAGAGGACAAGCTGTCGGTCGGGAGGTTCAAGGGCCCTGTACAGTACACAGCGTGGAGAGAAATGATAGGAGCCATTAACCCAG TTCCAGCCACTGTGACTCTGGACCCTTGCACAGCCAATCCCTGGCTCATCCTGTCTGAGGACCAGACCAGTGTGAGAGACGGAGAACTATGGCGTCCGCTCCCGGCCACTTCAGAGAGGTTCGACACCTGGCCTTGCGTCCTGGGCTCGGAGGGATTCATATCAGGGCGGCACtactgggaggtggaggtgggcgcCAAGACGtggtggggtctgggggtggcCCGAGAGTCTGCCGAAAGGCGAGGGAGAATGGACGCCACCCCCGAGACGGGGTACTGGACCGTGTGGCTGGCTCCCGAACGAGGCTATGTTGCCCGCACCAGCCCCGTCGACACCCGCCTCACCCTGAGTGTGAAACCCCGCAAGGTGGGGGTGTTCCTGGACTACGAGAGTGGACAGGTGTCATTTTACAATGCGGACAACATGTCCCATCTCCACACCTACACCCACACTTTCACTGAGGTAATCTTCCCGATCTTCAGCCCGGGACTGACCGACGGTGGGCAAAACTCTGCACCACTGACAGTCTGTGAGGTGAAGGGTCACTAA
- the LOC144496884 gene encoding nuclear factor 7, brain-like isoform X2 produces the protein MASTQQPEGWTEEVNCPVCLDIFTDPVSLECGHNFCRSCITGCWEQEQKNSCPECRQEFPDGNLKVNWVLVRLAERARKWTLNPGEEGSKPHCQEHEEELKLFCETDKKLICLICRDSREHKSHNFIPIKEAVDIYKDQLKSTFKSLSEKKSMFLESELKQIRKFSEVRSSSLQTHIASEFTQMHQILTEKEQCLLRELRRDEERILDTMEKNLQKIQENLYSIEGELSKLQQQMEQQDRVKFMKEVACHKRSPGQDYRQLSLAEDKLSVGRFKGPVQYTAWREMIGAINPVPATVTLDPCTANPWLILSEDQTSVRDGELWRPLPATSERFDTWPCVLGSEGFISGRHYWEVEVGAKTWWGLGVARESAERRGRMDATPETGYWTVWLAPERGYVARTSPVDTRLTLSVKPRKVGVFLDYESGQVSFYNADNMSHLHTYTHTFTEVIFPIFSPGLTDGGQNSAPLTVCEVKGH, from the exons atGGCCTCCACACAGCAGCCTGAGGGCTGGACCGAGGAAGTAAACTGTCCCGTTTGCCTTGATATCTTCACCGACCCGGTTTCACTGGAGTGCGGGCACAACTTCTGCCGCTCCTgtatcacagggtgctgggaacaGGAGCAGAAGAACTCCTGCCCGGAATGCAGACAGGAATTTCCCGATGGAAACCTCAAAGTTAACTGGGTCTTGGTGAGATTGGCGGAGAGAGCTAGGAAATGGACCCTGAATCCGGGAGAGGAGGGAAGTAAACCTCACTGCCaggaacatgaggaagaactgaAACTCTTCTGTGAAACTGACAAGAAATTGATCTGTTTGATTTGCAGAGATTCCCGGGAACACAAATCTCACAACTTCATCCCCATTAAAGAAGCTGTTGATATCTACAAG GATCAACTGAAATCAACTTTCAAATCTCTCTCAGAGAAGAAATCGATGTTTCTGGAAAGTGAACTGAAACAGATACGGAAGTTTTCTGAAGTCAGG TCCAGCAGTCTGCAGACACACATCGCATCCGAGTTCACTCAAATGCACCAGATTCTCACCGAGAAAGAACAGTGTTTACTCCGAGAGCTCAGGAGAGACGAGGAGAGGATTCTGGACACAATGGAGAAAAACCTGCAGAAAATCCAGGAGAATTTATATTCCATTGAGGGGGAACTCTCAAAGTTGCAGCAACAGATGGAGCAGCAAGACAGAGTGAAATTTATGAAG GAGGTGGCGTGTCACAAGAGAAG CCCCGGGCAGGACTACCGTCAGCTATCGTTAGCAGAGGACAAGCTGTCGGTCGGGAGGTTCAAGGGCCCTGTACAGTACACAGCGTGGAGAGAAATGATAGGAGCCATTAACCCAG TTCCAGCCACTGTGACTCTGGACCCTTGCACAGCCAATCCCTGGCTCATCCTGTCTGAGGACCAGACCAGTGTGAGAGACGGAGAACTATGGCGTCCGCTCCCGGCCACTTCAGAGAGGTTCGACACCTGGCCTTGCGTCCTGGGCTCGGAGGGATTCATATCAGGGCGGCACtactgggaggtggaggtgggcgcCAAGACGtggtggggtctgggggtggcCCGAGAGTCTGCCGAAAGGCGAGGGAGAATGGACGCCACCCCCGAGACGGGGTACTGGACCGTGTGGCTGGCTCCCGAACGAGGCTATGTTGCCCGCACCAGCCCCGTCGACACCCGCCTCACCCTGAGTGTGAAACCCCGCAAGGTGGGGGTGTTCCTGGACTACGAGAGTGGACAGGTGTCATTTTACAATGCGGACAACATGTCCCATCTCCACACCTACACCCACACTTTCACTGAGGTAATCTTCCCGATCTTCAGCCCGGGACTGACCGACGGTGGGCAAAACTCTGCACCACTGACAGTCTGTGAGGTGAAGGGTCACTAA